One genomic region from Reichenbachiella ulvae encodes:
- a CDS encoding SRPBCC family protein, protein MKALKIIIQVIVISMGVLALIGWFLPREVSLERSISIDASPQKIYDVTKDFRQMYNWSPWHKIDPDGTQYEFEGPDGEVGMKMSWESEHEKVGKGSQEIIELEESELVKTEMYFEGFDAPSYASFIIKEENGSSNVTWTYEGDLGPNPYMHYFGLMMESMLGPSYEEGLADLKTYVEGLPEEIEHAEMTIESDSTMMGIDSVSVDL, encoded by the coding sequence ATGAAAGCGCTTAAAATCATTATTCAAGTAATTGTCATTTCGATGGGAGTTTTAGCATTAATCGGCTGGTTCCTCCCAAGAGAAGTATCACTCGAACGAAGTATCTCAATCGATGCCTCACCACAGAAAATTTACGACGTAACCAAAGACTTTAGACAGATGTACAATTGGTCTCCCTGGCATAAAATTGATCCGGATGGTACCCAATACGAATTTGAAGGCCCCGATGGAGAAGTTGGGATGAAGATGAGTTGGGAGAGCGAACATGAAAAAGTAGGCAAAGGAAGCCAGGAGATCATAGAATTAGAAGAATCGGAGTTAGTCAAGACTGAAATGTATTTTGAAGGATTTGATGCTCCGTCCTACGCTTCATTCATCATCAAAGAAGAAAATGGTAGCTCGAATGTAACCTGGACTTACGAAGGGGATTTAGGTCCTAATCCATATATGCATTATTTCGGGTTAATGATGGAAAGTATGTTAGGACCATCCTACGAAGAAGGCCTTGCCGATCTAAAAACATATGTAGAAGGCCTACCAGAAGAAATAGAGCATGCAGAAATGACAATAGAATCAGACTCGACTATGATGGGTATTGATTCTGTATCTGTTGATTTATAA
- the bioA gene encoding adenosylmethionine--8-amino-7-oxononanoate transaminase, translating into MTTEELFRKDKELIWHPFAPLKNPFEYIPLESAEGVYLNTKDGRQIIDAISSWWVNIHGHSNKRLAKAIYDQALKMEHAIFAGFTHEPAVQLAENLMKLLPDSFSKIFFSDNGSTSIEVALKMAFQYWYNLDQKQRTRVIAIDGAYHGDTFGAMAVGGRGSFTKPFFPFLFDVDFIDFPTEENKEKVFEQLEKFASSEECSTFIFEPLIQGSGGMRMYSAEILELMITIAQKHGIICIADEVMTGFGRTGKALATDYVSSHPDLICLSKGITGGTLPLGITACNSKIEEVFQSDSFAKALLHGHSYTGNPMICAVANESFDIFTSDECQSNIQRVQEQHQAFADKLRRLNCVENVRVQGTIVAFDLCGFGETGYESEARKEIYPYFLEKGILIRPLGNVIYLMPPYIITNEELEKIYNEIFIFLKKFE; encoded by the coding sequence ATGACTACCGAAGAACTATTCAGAAAAGACAAAGAACTAATTTGGCATCCATTTGCCCCACTCAAAAACCCATTCGAGTACATTCCACTTGAATCAGCAGAAGGAGTCTACCTCAACACCAAGGATGGTAGGCAAATCATCGATGCGATATCTTCGTGGTGGGTCAACATACACGGTCACTCCAACAAAAGACTGGCAAAGGCCATCTACGATCAGGCCCTAAAAATGGAGCATGCCATTTTCGCTGGCTTCACTCATGAGCCCGCCGTTCAATTGGCTGAAAACCTCATGAAACTCTTACCTGATTCCTTCAGTAAGATTTTCTTTTCTGACAATGGTAGCACTTCTATCGAGGTAGCCCTCAAAATGGCATTCCAATATTGGTATAATTTGGATCAGAAGCAGCGAACACGAGTGATTGCTATTGATGGGGCCTATCACGGCGACACCTTTGGCGCTATGGCTGTTGGTGGACGAGGGAGCTTTACTAAACCCTTCTTCCCTTTTCTTTTCGATGTGGACTTTATTGACTTCCCTACTGAGGAGAACAAAGAAAAAGTATTTGAACAACTCGAAAAATTTGCCTCAAGCGAAGAATGTAGCACCTTCATTTTCGAACCTCTTATTCAAGGGTCCGGCGGCATGCGTATGTATTCAGCCGAGATACTGGAACTGATGATTACTATTGCCCAAAAACATGGCATTATCTGCATAGCCGATGAAGTCATGACTGGCTTTGGACGTACAGGTAAGGCATTGGCTACAGATTACGTATCAAGTCATCCAGATCTAATCTGCCTTTCCAAAGGCATCACAGGTGGAACTCTACCACTCGGCATCACGGCATGTAACAGTAAAATTGAAGAAGTATTCCAAAGTGATTCATTTGCCAAAGCCCTACTTCATGGTCACTCGTACACAGGAAACCCAATGATCTGTGCAGTAGCGAATGAAAGTTTTGACATTTTCACATCCGATGAGTGTCAAAGCAATATCCAAAGAGTACAAGAGCAACATCAAGCATTTGCTGACAAGCTCCGAAGGCTCAATTGCGTCGAAAACGTAAGAGTGCAGGGCACGATTGTAGCATTTGACCTATGTGGATTTGGAGAAACAGGATATGAAAGCGAAGCAAGAAAAGAAATTTACCCCTACTTTTTGGAAAAGGGTATCCTCATCAGACCACTGGGAAATGTGATCTATTTAATGCCGCCATATATCATCACCAATGAAGAACTGGAGAAGATTTACAATGAAATATTCATCTTCCTAAAGAAGTTCGAGTGA
- a CDS encoding YqhA family protein — protein sequence MARKSKAFSWFENTFEGIIFWSRWVQAPLYGGLIVGAVLYLVTFFNELVHLFHQVIGGETETKVMLTLLSLVDISMVMNLVVMVSIGGYSIFTSKIDVEMHEDKPLWLEGLDAGMLKIKLATSLASISGVQLLKKFVDYREISLVEGNEGIYVEIVIHMVFILSALLLSVTEKTIHSYAHQGPEGEH from the coding sequence ATGGCACGAAAGAGTAAAGCTTTTTCTTGGTTCGAGAATACATTTGAAGGAATCATCTTCTGGAGTAGATGGGTTCAGGCACCTTTGTATGGTGGATTAATTGTAGGGGCGGTTTTGTATTTGGTTACTTTCTTTAATGAACTTGTACACCTCTTTCATCAAGTAATTGGTGGAGAAACTGAAACCAAAGTGATGCTTACCCTTTTGAGTTTGGTAGATATCTCTATGGTGATGAACCTGGTTGTGATGGTTTCTATTGGAGGTTACTCGATCTTTACTTCTAAAATAGATGTAGAAATGCATGAGGATAAACCCCTATGGTTAGAAGGTTTGGATGCAGGTATGTTGAAAATTAAACTGGCAACCTCTCTCGCCTCTATTTCTGGGGTTCAGCTGTTGAAAAAATTTGTTGACTACAGGGAGATTTCTCTTGTAGAAGGTAATGAAGGTATCTACGTGGAGATTGTGATTCACATGGTTTTCATTCTTTCTGCTTTGTTACTATCTGTTACGGAGAAAACCATCCACTCATACGCTCACCAAGGACCAGAGGGAGAACATTAA
- a CDS encoding endonuclease/exonuclease/phosphatase family protein, whose protein sequence is MALKSIVNKSNRPFSIVYPLPIPSVLAGDFNELPYSNNYRQLDSNFRSSFHQAGSGFDFTLNNLLFFLRIDHQFFGEGLEAVDYDVNRKARISDHFPTRALYRFE, encoded by the coding sequence ATGGCACTAAAAAGCATAGTCAACAAATCGAACAGACCATTCAGCATTGTCTATCCTCTCCCTATCCCCTCTGTCCTGGCAGGAGACTTTAATGAACTACCCTACAGCAACAATTATCGACAATTAGATAGTAACTTTCGATCCTCCTTTCACCAAGCAGGTAGTGGTTTTGATTTTACACTCAATAACCTTTTATTCTTTCTTAGAATCGATCATCAATTCTTTGGCGAGGGGTTAGAAGCGGTCGATTATGATGTCAATAGAAAAGCCCGGATATCAGATCATTTTCCTACCCGGGCTCTTTATCGTTTTGAATGA
- a CDS encoding methyltransferase domain-containing protein, whose protein sequence is MKDLHGQAILDYYKKEDASPLLLHNSYGETEEMPVEVFFREHEDFTELENTAIGACYGSILDLGAAAGAHALFLQALKFDVTALDISPGCIDTLRMSGMKKFSNDDYKKHKGKYDTILLLMNGLGLAGKLDQVPALLKHCQSLLKEGGQILADSSDISYLYEDGTPMPDGYFGEVRYQYEYKNQKGDWFDWVYVDQDKLKEITSELGLNMEILFTDENDQYLAKIY, encoded by the coding sequence GTGAAAGACCTTCACGGACAGGCAATACTGGATTACTACAAAAAGGAAGACGCCTCGCCCCTACTTCTTCACAACTCCTACGGCGAAACCGAAGAAATGCCTGTTGAGGTATTTTTCAGAGAGCATGAGGACTTTACTGAACTTGAGAATACGGCTATTGGTGCGTGCTATGGTAGCATCCTTGATTTGGGGGCTGCTGCTGGCGCACATGCATTATTCCTTCAAGCACTAAAATTCGATGTTACTGCCCTTGACATCTCTCCAGGCTGCATTGACACCCTTAGAATGTCTGGGATGAAGAAGTTCAGTAATGATGATTACAAAAAGCATAAAGGAAAATACGATACCATTCTATTACTCATGAATGGCTTAGGCTTAGCTGGTAAATTAGATCAGGTTCCTGCGCTCCTCAAACATTGCCAAAGTCTTCTAAAAGAAGGAGGACAAATCCTGGCCGACTCCTCGGACATATCCTATTTGTATGAAGATGGCACCCCAATGCCAGATGGGTATTTTGGAGAAGTGCGATACCAATACGAATACAAAAACCAAAAAGGGGATTGGTTTGATTGGGTATACGTCGATCAAGACAAGCTGAAAGAAATCACATCAGAATTAGGCCTGAATATGGAGATTTTATTCACTGACGAAAATGATCAATACCTGGCAAAGATCTACTAA
- a CDS encoding NUDIX domain-containing protein — protein MKNPWKKLSEKEIYSNPWIRVEEHQVINPKGGKGIYGKVHFKGRALAVIPIDKHGHTWLVGQYRYTLDEYSWEVPMGGVPLEEDVLDGAKRELKEETGLTAADWKRIARIHTSNSVTDEEGFIYVAKGLTEGETEFDETEDLAIKRLPIEEAIEMVMSGEITDSLSMAGLLKVKVLMDQGLI, from the coding sequence ATGAAAAATCCTTGGAAAAAACTCAGTGAAAAAGAAATCTATTCTAACCCATGGATTAGGGTCGAAGAGCATCAGGTAATCAATCCAAAAGGAGGGAAAGGGATTTATGGAAAGGTGCACTTCAAGGGTAGGGCATTGGCGGTGATTCCTATAGACAAGCATGGTCATACCTGGCTCGTTGGACAATATCGTTATACTTTGGATGAGTACAGTTGGGAAGTTCCGATGGGTGGAGTTCCACTGGAAGAAGATGTTTTGGATGGTGCCAAAAGAGAGTTGAAGGAAGAAACAGGGTTAACTGCAGCTGATTGGAAGCGAATTGCAAGGATTCATACCTCTAACTCTGTTACTGATGAGGAAGGCTTTATTTATGTCGCGAAAGGACTCACAGAAGGTGAGACAGAGTTTGATGAGACGGAGGATCTTGCCATCAAAAGACTTCCTATTGAGGAAGCCATAGAAATGGTAATGTCAGGCGAAATAACCGATAGCTTGAGTATGGCAGGATTGTTAAAGGTGAAGGTTTTGATGGATCAGGGATTGATTTAG
- a CDS encoding glycosyltransferase family 4 protein has product MGRKILMLLNEPYPTDIRVLKESRSLLEAEFEITLCCLARKDEKLEEEVGGVRVLRLKGSESTAKKGLLDMYLSMTRINPLFSRFLKNLFSKETFDFVHVHDLPLFFTARSVSPVPVFLDLHENYPDALSVWFKWRKNPLIRLKNRMFFNYPHWQKFEQDAVKEADHVIAVVDEMKERLLDQTGLESDKITVVSNMEDRYFLEQEVDPQVFEKYKGRFIVSYTGNVGPHRGVDTLVKSMAFLKDHEDIVVLIIGNCSDDTRSYLESLVEENGLQGRVELWGYRPFHQFYSFMNMSDVNIIPHNKSGHTDHTIPHKLFQAMMVGKPVIVSSCKPLKRTVELSKAGLVFEAENAEDLSKQILRLYQETELYKELGVNAKKATIDGDMNWENEGRKLVELYSHFSN; this is encoded by the coding sequence TTGGGACGTAAAATACTAATGCTTTTAAATGAACCTTATCCAACGGATATCAGGGTTTTAAAAGAATCAAGATCATTGTTAGAGGCCGAATTTGAAATAACGCTTTGTTGTCTGGCCCGAAAAGACGAAAAGTTGGAAGAAGAGGTTGGGGGCGTAAGAGTTTTGAGACTTAAAGGGTCTGAGTCGACTGCCAAGAAAGGTCTCCTGGATATGTACTTGTCTATGACCAGGATTAATCCACTATTCAGTAGATTTCTTAAAAATCTTTTTTCCAAAGAGACCTTTGATTTTGTTCATGTTCATGATTTGCCACTGTTTTTCACGGCCAGGTCCGTGAGCCCAGTGCCTGTTTTTTTAGATCTTCATGAAAACTATCCTGACGCCCTTTCAGTTTGGTTTAAATGGAGAAAGAATCCACTGATTCGATTGAAGAATAGAATGTTTTTCAATTATCCCCACTGGCAAAAGTTTGAGCAGGACGCTGTTAAAGAAGCAGATCATGTAATTGCTGTGGTAGATGAGATGAAAGAAAGGCTGCTCGATCAAACGGGCCTTGAATCAGATAAAATAACTGTAGTGTCCAATATGGAGGATCGATACTTTTTGGAGCAGGAGGTTGATCCTCAGGTGTTTGAAAAGTACAAGGGTAGGTTTATTGTAAGCTATACAGGTAATGTAGGTCCCCATCGAGGAGTCGATACATTGGTAAAGTCAATGGCTTTTTTAAAGGACCATGAAGACATAGTTGTACTGATAATTGGTAACTGCTCGGATGATACTCGATCTTATCTGGAAAGTTTGGTAGAAGAAAATGGTTTGCAGGGAAGAGTGGAACTTTGGGGCTACCGTCCCTTTCATCAATTTTATTCTTTCATGAATATGTCTGACGTGAATATTATACCTCACAATAAATCTGGACATACGGATCATACTATACCACATAAGCTGTTTCAGGCCATGATGGTGGGCAAACCGGTAATAGTGAGTAGTTGCAAACCTTTGAAGAGAACAGTAGAGCTTAGTAAGGCTGGGTTGGTATTTGAGGCAGAAAATGCGGAGGATTTGTCCAAACAAATATTAAGACTCTATCAGGAAACTGAATTATACAAGGAATTGGGAGTGAATGCAAAAAAAGCAACTATAGATGGAGATATGAATTGGGAAAATGAGGGTAGAAAATTAGTTGAACTTTATTCCCATTTTTCTAATTGA
- a CDS encoding MATE family efflux transporter: protein MTLKEHYKKNIVLAYPVILSQLGHITVSVADSVMVGQLGPIPLASVSLALSVVTLFMLFGIGASYGMTPLVAAADGANDKKSAASILKNGLVYSTILGILLLVFSLLAEQVFPFLGQEKEVVSGALPFYRVVGISLLPLMLFQGFRQFAEGLSMTRQAMVISIAGNVLNVFLNYVFIFGHFGCPALGMVGAGYATLISRVVQAIAMGVFVVRYHRFRRYVSVLDSIEIEWKVIKRILRIGGPTGLQFVFEIGAFSASAIMVGWLGALPLAAHQIAMNLSAITYMTATGIASAASIRVANQLGRKDEHNLMLAGKTCFIMTVALMAFYSLLLVLGRHWLPQLYVDNQEVIEIASVLLVIVALYQISDGVQTVGLGVLRGLADVKVPTYVTLVTYWVIAIPVGYVCAFVFEWGSAGVWVGLLVGLTLAAVAHLYRFRQLVKSRF from the coding sequence TTGACACTAAAAGAGCATTATAAGAAAAATATTGTGCTGGCCTATCCGGTTATATTGAGCCAGCTCGGTCACATTACTGTTTCGGTAGCAGATAGTGTGATGGTGGGACAATTGGGGCCAATACCTCTGGCCTCAGTCTCTTTGGCATTAAGCGTAGTTACCTTGTTTATGCTTTTTGGAATTGGTGCTTCATATGGGATGACCCCTTTGGTTGCGGCTGCAGATGGAGCAAATGATAAGAAAAGCGCTGCTTCAATTTTAAAGAATGGATTGGTCTATAGTACCATACTCGGGATTCTCTTACTTGTTTTTTCTCTGCTTGCCGAACAGGTTTTTCCATTTCTTGGACAGGAAAAGGAGGTGGTATCAGGCGCATTGCCATTTTATAGAGTGGTAGGGATAAGTCTGTTACCCTTGATGCTGTTTCAGGGCTTTAGACAATTTGCAGAAGGCCTGTCAATGACCAGACAAGCTATGGTTATATCTATTGCTGGTAATGTGCTCAATGTTTTCCTCAATTATGTGTTCATATTTGGTCATTTTGGGTGTCCTGCCTTAGGGATGGTAGGGGCAGGCTATGCTACTTTGATATCTCGAGTTGTTCAAGCGATTGCCATGGGCGTTTTTGTCGTGCGCTATCATCGATTCAGAAGATATGTAAGTGTTTTGGACTCAATAGAGATTGAGTGGAAAGTGATCAAAAGAATTTTAAGAATAGGTGGTCCCACTGGATTACAGTTTGTATTTGAAATAGGCGCCTTTAGTGCATCTGCCATTATGGTGGGCTGGTTGGGGGCCTTGCCACTAGCTGCGCATCAGATTGCAATGAATCTTTCTGCAATTACCTACATGACTGCTACTGGTATTGCGTCTGCAGCTAGTATCAGAGTAGCTAATCAATTGGGGCGAAAGGATGAACATAACCTTATGTTGGCTGGTAAGACATGTTTTATCATGACCGTTGCACTAATGGCATTTTATTCCCTGTTGTTGGTGCTAGGTCGACATTGGCTGCCTCAGTTGTATGTGGATAATCAGGAGGTCATTGAAATCGCCTCTGTATTGCTAGTAATTGTAGCACTCTATCAAATATCTGATGGGGTTCAGACGGTGGGTTTGGGTGTGCTGCGAGGTTTAGCTGATGTGAAAGTGCCTACTTATGTGACATTAGTGACCTATTGGGTGATCGCCATACCTGTTGGCTATGTGTGTGCTTTTGTTTTTGAATGGGGGAGTGCAGGTGTTTGGGTTGGTCTATTGGTAGGCTTGACTCTGGCCGCCGTGGCTCATTTGTATCGTTTTAGGCAGCTCGTTAAATCTCGTTTTTAG
- the bioD gene encoding dethiobiotin synthase, translated as MSQNKRYFVTGIDTDAGKSIVSAILVQKLKADYWKPVQAGEPTDSNFVRSMIDSDLVIHPEGVILEHPMSPHAAAERENVKVERKQFSVPETENNLIIEGAGGLMVPINSSEFVIDFARDFDAEVILVSRNYLGSINHTMLSIEYLKSNDFKIKGLIFNDEPNPETESFILQYSGIPCLGHIPKLKEISAEEIAKQADNIQI; from the coding sequence ATGAGTCAAAACAAGCGATATTTCGTGACTGGTATCGACACAGATGCAGGCAAATCCATAGTCTCGGCCATACTGGTCCAAAAACTAAAAGCAGACTACTGGAAGCCTGTTCAGGCAGGCGAACCTACCGACAGCAACTTCGTCCGTTCGATGATCGACTCTGACCTGGTCATTCATCCAGAAGGCGTCATTTTGGAGCACCCCATGTCTCCACATGCAGCAGCGGAAAGGGAAAATGTAAAAGTAGAACGAAAGCAATTTTCTGTTCCTGAGACAGAAAATAATTTGATAATAGAAGGAGCGGGTGGCCTCATGGTTCCTATCAACTCCTCTGAATTTGTCATTGATTTTGCCAGGGATTTTGATGCTGAAGTAATACTGGTATCCAGAAACTATCTGGGCAGTATCAACCATACTATGCTTTCCATTGAATATTTAAAGTCCAATGACTTCAAAATAAAAGGTCTCATATTCAACGACGAACCAAATCCTGAAACCGAATCCTTCATACTTCAGTATTCAGGTATTCCATGTTTGGGTCACATCCCCAAACTCAAAGAAATTAGTGCAGAAGAAATAGCAAAACAGGCAGACAATATCCAGATATGA
- a CDS encoding RDD family protein: MNRNLNHFADFSQRLLAYNLDLTVLLLLLFPLSFLISIDWIYYALCFVIVCIYHSVLERTSWHATVGKHYTQMKVVDYKTKEGISMGRALLRILAKFLSLAPCFAGFFLIYFRADRRALHDLIAGTCVIRFSKLKTKDPITKGNKM, from the coding sequence ATGAATAGGAACTTGAATCATTTTGCAGACTTTTCACAACGATTGCTTGCATACAACCTTGATCTCACGGTTTTGCTTCTTTTATTATTTCCGCTTTCATTTTTGATCTCGATAGATTGGATTTATTACGCATTGTGTTTTGTGATTGTATGCATATATCATTCGGTTTTGGAGAGGACTAGCTGGCATGCAACCGTTGGTAAGCATTATACTCAAATGAAAGTGGTTGATTATAAAACAAAGGAGGGGATTTCTATGGGAAGAGCTTTGTTGCGAATATTAGCTAAGTTCCTTTCCTTGGCTCCATGTTTTGCTGGTTTTTTCTTGATTTATTTTAGGGCTGATCGTAGGGCTTTACATGACTTGATAGCAGGGACTTGTGTCATTAGATTTTCTAAGTTGAAGACAAAGGATCCTATTACTAAAGGAAATAAAATGTAG
- the ffh gene encoding signal recognition particle protein, giving the protein MFDNLSGKLDKAFKNLKGQGKISEINVATTVKEIRRALVDADVNYKVAKNVTDTIKDKAMGQDVLTAVSPGQLLTKIVSDELTLLMGGSKEEINLQGDPNIILISGLQGSGKTTFTGKLANHLKSQRNVLLVACDIYRPAAIDQLKVLGEQIGVDVYAEPDNKDALKIAKNAIKYAKENNKKTIIVDTAGRLAVDEQMMQEIESLKKNLNPAETLFVVDAMTGQDAVNTAKTFNDRLNFDGVVLTKMDGDTRGGAALSIRTVVEKPIKYISHGEKMEALDIFYPERMASRILGMGDVVSLVEKAQQNFDQEEAKRIQKKIRKNNFGFDDFLSQLEQIKKMGNLKDLMGMIPGVSKAIKDIDIDDDSLKPIEAIIKSMTITERENPDLINGSRKKRIANGSGTSIQEVNQLLKQFDQMRKMMKTMNKMGGAKRMMSGMNLFGK; this is encoded by the coding sequence ATGTTTGATAATTTAAGTGGAAAGTTAGATAAGGCATTCAAGAACCTGAAAGGGCAAGGCAAAATCTCTGAAATCAATGTGGCAACTACTGTCAAAGAGATCAGAAGAGCGCTTGTAGATGCCGATGTTAACTACAAAGTAGCTAAGAATGTTACCGACACTATCAAGGACAAAGCGATGGGACAAGATGTCCTCACTGCTGTATCTCCAGGTCAGTTATTGACTAAGATCGTATCGGATGAGCTGACTCTATTGATGGGAGGCTCAAAAGAAGAAATCAATTTACAAGGTGACCCAAACATCATTTTGATTTCAGGTCTACAAGGTTCTGGTAAAACCACTTTTACCGGGAAACTTGCTAATCACCTTAAAAGCCAAAGAAATGTATTGTTGGTGGCATGTGATATCTACAGACCTGCTGCGATCGATCAGCTGAAAGTGCTTGGTGAACAAATCGGAGTAGACGTATATGCCGAACCTGATAACAAAGACGCTCTAAAGATTGCCAAGAACGCGATCAAATACGCAAAAGAAAACAATAAAAAGACCATCATAGTCGATACTGCGGGACGTCTGGCGGTAGACGAACAAATGATGCAAGAGATTGAATCTCTAAAGAAGAACCTGAACCCTGCTGAGACTCTTTTTGTAGTGGATGCCATGACAGGTCAGGATGCTGTCAACACAGCCAAAACCTTCAACGATCGTTTGAACTTTGACGGGGTTGTATTGACCAAGATGGATGGTGATACACGCGGGGGTGCTGCACTTTCGATACGTACGGTAGTAGAAAAGCCTATCAAGTACATTTCTCACGGTGAGAAAATGGAGGCCTTAGATATCTTCTATCCAGAAAGGATGGCTAGTAGGATCCTTGGTATGGGGGATGTGGTTTCGTTGGTAGAAAAAGCCCAACAAAACTTTGATCAGGAAGAAGCCAAACGTATCCAGAAGAAAATCCGTAAAAACAACTTCGGGTTTGACGATTTCCTTTCCCAATTAGAGCAAATCAAAAAAATGGGTAACCTGAAAGACTTAATGGGAATGATCCCAGGAGTCAGTAAGGCCATTAAAGACATTGATATAGATGATGATTCATTGAAGCCTATTGAAGCCATCATCAAGTCAATGACTATCACCGAAAGAGAAAACCCTGATTTGATCAACGGCAGCCGAAAGAAAAGAATTGCCAACGGTAGCGGTACTTCTATTCAGGAGGTTAACCAGCTATTGAAGCAGTTCGATCAGATGCGAAAGATGATGAAGACCATGAACAAAATGGGTGGAGCCAAACGTATGATGTCAGGCATGAACCTTTTTGGCAAATAA
- a CDS encoding mechanosensitive ion channel family protein — protein sequence MPKLSRLLFPLLVLLFFLFSTSIISVVDQPVVDELLVYWMPIRRIMIVLSVAWVLIVLAKLGKSILLKHYDVSIEDNLTSRKVHTQIRVLYKILVFFITLISAGMILISFEGIRQIGLGLFASAGVAGIILGFAAQKVLGLLLAGLQIAFAQPFRIDDAVIIENEWGWIEEINLTYIVVRIWDKRRLVVPTTYFLEKPFQNWTKSSAEIIGSVFIHTDYTIPFDALRDELDRILAATELWDGKVKVLQVTDAKEFSVESRILVSAKNSPTAWDLRVHVREKLISFIQKEYPESLPKTRIQIKEPSAA from the coding sequence ATGCCGAAACTATCCAGACTCCTTTTTCCACTTTTAGTCTTATTGTTTTTTCTCTTTTCTACCTCCATTATATCGGTAGTAGATCAACCAGTTGTTGACGAGTTACTGGTTTATTGGATGCCTATTCGTAGAATAATGATAGTGCTATCGGTTGCATGGGTTCTGATAGTATTAGCCAAGTTAGGTAAGTCAATACTCTTGAAGCACTATGATGTTTCGATTGAGGATAACCTGACTTCCCGCAAGGTACATACACAGATCAGGGTGCTTTACAAAATCCTGGTTTTCTTCATTACCTTGATCAGTGCAGGGATGATTTTGATTTCTTTTGAGGGGATTCGTCAAATTGGCCTGGGGCTTTTTGCTTCGGCGGGGGTTGCTGGTATCATATTGGGTTTTGCAGCTCAGAAGGTGCTGGGTTTATTGCTGGCAGGACTTCAGATTGCATTCGCTCAACCTTTTAGAATTGACGATGCAGTAATTATTGAGAATGAATGGGGTTGGATTGAGGAGATTAATCTTACCTATATAGTAGTTCGAATCTGGGATAAAAGAAGGCTAGTCGTACCCACTACATATTTCCTGGAAAAGCCCTTTCAAAACTGGACCAAATCTTCTGCTGAGATTATTGGGAGTGTTTTTATTCACACTGATTATACGATACCATTCGATGCTTTGAGAGATGAATTGGATCGAATATTAGCTGCTACTGAACTTTGGGATGGCAAGGTAAAAGTACTTCAAGTGACGGATGCCAAGGAGTTTTCTGTGGAGAGCAGAATTCTAGTGAGTGCAAAGAATTCTCCGACAGCATGGGATCTGAGGGTTCATGTGAGAGAAAAACTCATTTCCTTCATCCAAAAAGAGTATCCTGAAAGTTTGCCAAAAACCAGAATTCAAATTAAAGAGCCCTCGGCAGCCTAA